A single window of Streptococcus cristatus ATCC 51100 DNA harbors:
- a CDS encoding anti sigma factor C-terminal domain-containing protein, producing the protein METFEILAKKSKRKRLWKTVAISSLVSLALLLLLGKGLIELASSNGRNLQKEYEVMSEIAYPNVDYDSLYYTQNSLFSGTLHSDRFKDLDGVKVAYPSYEGNYSLIGAFRDPTAEGTYLSLSGTYTRTLRQKYPVFYNINVKGTKDSNSIPKELASVKEMPNQLVEVALTFDKAYTYKEIQKMIPNNLKINWYWIGSQSEDVDNTGALRTDPKTTYGANAGLLFTYDSDVRKKAKEAKKEQQTFLDYLKKADKNLFPSVSGYNTYNDVESYLKKFGQLDIREAENRDQLTFSGVILTGKAENFAQLEEKEWIYASSIGASVPNQPYYKLDKE; encoded by the coding sequence ATGGAAACATTTGAAATTTTAGCGAAGAAAAGTAAACGGAAACGACTTTGGAAGACAGTTGCCATCAGTAGTCTTGTCTCCTTAGCTTTATTGCTTTTACTAGGAAAGGGATTGATAGAATTAGCCTCGAGTAATGGTCGAAATTTGCAGAAAGAGTACGAAGTTATGTCGGAAATCGCCTACCCTAATGTTGACTATGACAGTCTTTACTACACTCAAAATTCTTTGTTTTCAGGAACCTTACATTCTGATCGTTTCAAAGATTTAGATGGAGTGAAGGTGGCTTATCCTTCCTATGAGGGGAACTATTCACTCATAGGTGCTTTTAGAGATCCGACTGCGGAAGGGACTTATTTGTCTCTCTCAGGAACCTATACGCGAACCCTGCGTCAAAAATATCCGGTCTTCTATAATATCAATGTCAAAGGGACAAAGGATAGTAATTCTATACCTAAGGAGTTGGCTTCTGTCAAAGAAATGCCAAATCAATTGGTGGAAGTAGCTTTGACTTTTGATAAAGCTTATACTTATAAGGAAATCCAGAAGATGATACCGAACAATCTCAAGATTAACTGGTACTGGATTGGCAGTCAGTCAGAAGATGTTGACAATACTGGGGCATTGCGCACTGATCCTAAGACGACTTACGGAGCTAACGCTGGTCTTCTCTTTACTTATGATTCAGATGTTAGAAAGAAGGCAAAAGAGGCTAAGAAAGAGCAGCAGACTTTCTTGGATTATCTGAAAAAGGCAGATAAAAATCTTTTCCCAAGTGTTAGTGGGTACAACACGTACAATGATGTGGAGTCCTATCTCAAGAAATTTGGTCAGCTAGATATTCGTGAAGCAGAAAATCGGGATCAATTAACTTTCTCTGGTGTCATCTTGACAGGAAAAGCTGAAAATTTCGCTCAACTAGAAGAGAAAGAATGGATTTATGCTTCCAGTATTGGTGCTTCTGTTCCCAATCAGCCTTACTATAAGCTAGATAAGGAATAA
- a CDS encoding RNA polymerase sigma factor — MIGFAREIVFYLQKSGASKAEAEDVVQDVFVKMLETDLVIPAEKMRAWMYRVSIRRYIDRYRRDQHYLEILQKEFFKQDVIQPFENDHYELLRLTIEELPTKEAMLLDLYYFQNFTVKEIAQIMSYSVSKVKVQLMRSRIKLRHKLEKKGYKNGNI; from the coding sequence TTGATTGGCTTTGCCCGAGAGATTGTTTTCTACTTGCAAAAGTCAGGAGCTTCTAAGGCCGAGGCAGAAGATGTGGTACAGGATGTTTTTGTCAAAATGTTAGAGACTGATCTGGTCATCCCAGCAGAGAAGATGCGAGCTTGGATGTATCGGGTTTCCATCCGCCGCTACATCGATCGCTATAGGCGCGATCAGCATTATCTAGAAATTTTGCAAAAGGAATTTTTCAAACAAGATGTGATTCAACCATTTGAGAACGACCATTATGAGCTGTTAAGGTTGACGATAGAAGAGCTCCCAACTAAGGAAGCAATGCTTTTAGATCTTTATTATTTCCAAAATTTTACAGTAAAGGAAATCGCTCAAATTATGTCGTATTCTGTAAGTAAAGTGAAAGTACAACTCATGCGTAGCCGAATTAAGCTCCGCCATAAATTGGAAAAGAAAGGATATAAAAATGGAAACATTTGA
- the tuf gene encoding elongation factor Tu → MAKEKYDRSKPHVNIGTIGHVDHGKTTLTAAITTVLARRLPSSVNQPKDYASIDAAPEERERGITINTAHVEYETEKRHYAHIDAPGHADYVKNMITGAAQMDGAILVVASTDGPMPQTREHILLSRQVGVKHLIVFMNKIDLVDDEELLELVEMEIRDLLSEYDFPGDDLPVIQGSALKALEGDTKYEDIIMELMNTVDEYIPEPERDTDKPLLLPVEDVFSITGRGTVASGRIDRGTVRVNDEIEIVGIKEEIQKAVVTGVEMFRKQLDEGLAGDNVGVLLRGIQRDEIERGQVIAKPGSINPHTKFKGEVYILTKEEGGRHTPFFNNYRPQFYFRTTDVTGSIELPAGTEMVMPGDNVTIDVELIHPIAVEQGTTFSIREGGRTVGSGMVTEIEA, encoded by the coding sequence ATGGCAAAAGAAAAATACGATCGTAGTAAACCACACGTTAACATTGGTACTATCGGACACGTTGACCACGGTAAAACTACTTTGACAGCAGCTATCACAACTGTATTGGCACGTCGCTTGCCTTCATCAGTTAACCAACCAAAAGACTATGCGTCTATCGATGCTGCTCCAGAAGAACGTGAACGTGGTATCACTATCAACACTGCGCACGTTGAGTACGAAACTGAAAAACGTCACTACGCTCACATCGACGCTCCAGGACACGCGGACTACGTTAAAAACATGATCACTGGTGCCGCTCAAATGGACGGAGCTATCCTTGTAGTAGCTTCAACTGACGGACCAATGCCACAAACTCGTGAGCACATCCTTCTTTCACGTCAGGTTGGTGTTAAACACCTTATCGTCTTCATGAACAAGATCGACTTGGTTGATGACGAAGAATTGCTTGAATTGGTTGAAATGGAAATCCGTGACCTCTTGTCAGAATACGACTTCCCAGGTGACGATCTTCCAGTTATCCAAGGTTCAGCTCTTAAAGCTCTTGAAGGTGATACTAAGTACGAAGACATCATCATGGAATTGATGAACACTGTTGATGAGTACATCCCAGAACCAGAACGTGATACTGACAAACCTCTTCTTCTTCCAGTCGAAGACGTATTCTCAATCACTGGTCGTGGTACAGTTGCTTCAGGACGTATCGACCGTGGTACTGTTCGTGTCAACGATGAAATCGAAATCGTTGGTATCAAAGAAGAAATCCAAAAAGCAGTTGTTACTGGTGTTGAAATGTTCCGTAAACAGCTTGACGAAGGTCTTGCAGGGGACAACGTAGGTGTACTTCTTCGTGGTATCCAACGTGATGAAATCGAACGTGGTCAAGTTATCGCTAAACCAGGTTCAATCAACCCACACACTAAATTCAAGGGTGAAGTTTACATCCTTACTAAAGAAGAAGGTGGACGTCACACTCCATTCTTCAACAACTACCGTCCACAGTTCTACTTCCGTACAACTGACGTTACAGGTTCAATCGAACTTCCAGCAGGTACTGAAATGGTAATGCCTGGTGATAACGTAACTATCGACG